The following proteins are encoded in a genomic region of Corynebacterium atypicum:
- the serS gene encoding serine--tRNA ligase, translating to MIDLKLLRENPDKVRASQQNRGEDPKLVDELLVADESRRAAIVNADELRSQHKALGRTIGQASDQERPELLKEAEALKEKVRAAEEEQRAAEERVYELQMKISNVVEGAPAGGEDDFVVLEHIGTPTEFDFEPKDHLELGESLGIIDVKRGTKVSGSRFYYLVGAGAFLELALMQLAATKAREHGFTLMIPPVLVNPEIMSGTGFLGEHSDEIYYLERDNQYLVGTSEVALAGYHKDEIIDLSAGPRKYAGWSSCFRREAGSYGKDTRGILRVHQFNKLEMFVYCRPEEAEEQHQKLLNMEREMLAAIEVPYRIIDTAGGDLGQSAARKFDTEAWIPTQNTYRELTSTSNCTTFQARRLSVRYRDEDGKTKTAATLNGTLATTRWLVAILENHQQADGSVVVPEALRPIVGADVLEPR from the coding sequence ATGATTGATCTGAAGCTACTGCGCGAAAATCCGGATAAGGTGCGCGCTTCCCAACAGAACCGTGGCGAAGACCCCAAGCTGGTCGACGAGCTTCTGGTCGCCGACGAGTCGCGGCGGGCGGCGATCGTGAACGCTGACGAGCTGCGTTCTCAGCACAAGGCCCTGGGGCGCACGATCGGTCAGGCCAGCGACCAGGAGCGTCCGGAGCTGCTCAAGGAGGCGGAGGCGCTCAAGGAAAAGGTGCGCGCCGCAGAGGAGGAGCAGCGTGCCGCGGAGGAGCGGGTCTATGAGCTGCAGATGAAGATCTCCAACGTGGTGGAGGGTGCGCCGGCTGGCGGGGAGGACGACTTTGTGGTCCTCGAGCACATCGGCACCCCCACCGAATTCGACTTCGAGCCCAAGGATCACCTGGAGCTGGGCGAGAGCCTGGGCATTATCGACGTCAAGCGCGGCACCAAGGTCTCCGGCTCCCGGTTCTACTACCTGGTGGGCGCCGGTGCCTTCCTGGAGCTGGCCTTGATGCAGTTGGCCGCGACGAAGGCCCGCGAGCACGGCTTCACCCTGATGATCCCGCCGGTGCTGGTGAACCCGGAAATCATGAGCGGCACTGGGTTTTTGGGCGAGCACTCCGATGAGATCTACTACTTGGAGCGCGACAACCAGTACCTCGTGGGCACCTCCGAGGTGGCGCTCGCTGGGTACCACAAGGATGAGATCATCGATCTGTCCGCCGGCCCGCGCAAGTACGCCGGCTGGTCCAGCTGCTTCCGCCGCGAGGCCGGATCCTATGGCAAGGACACCCGCGGCATCTTGCGTGTGCACCAGTTCAACAAGCTGGAGATGTTCGTCTACTGCCGTCCGGAGGAGGCAGAGGAACAGCACCAGAAGTTGCTGAATATGGAGCGCGAGATGCTCGCCGCGATCGAGGTGCCCTACCGCATCATCGATACTGCCGGTGGCGACTTGGGCCAGTCCGCGGCCCGGAAGTTTGACACTGAGGCGTGGATCCCCACCCAGAATACCTACCGGGAGCTCACCTCCACGTCGAACTGCACCACCTTCCAGGCCCGCAGGCTGTCCGTGCGCTACCGCGACGAAGACGGCAAGACCAAGACCGCGGCTACCCTCAACGGCACCCTGGCCACCACGCGGTGGCTGGTGGCGATTTTGGAGAACCACCAGCAGGCAGACGGCTCGGTGGTCGTCCCCGAGGCGCTGCGCCCGATCGTGGGGGCCGACGTGTTGGAGCCGCGCTAG
- a CDS encoding septum formation family protein codes for MTRSFRSAQGVRAMLLGALASTVFVGAYSVLTPHPGEAEPGARPVNHRADPAASFTTADEGSCLNWTVNEDGVAMDFQQTSCAEPHRFEVSAREDLATYPSSEFGENAPRPDITRQAQLREELCRNVTLHYLDGKLDPSGRFSVASILPPADSWQKGDRTLLCGLQAADSSGTLLETKGKVDQVDQARVAQPGECLFVDSSNSLHKVECGADHHLETTQIVDLSAQFNDHAPTVEQQDEYLKDTCTQAAIGYLGEEEKLYQSTLQPFWSTISPDSWEGGSRSVNCSLVSAGEHGFNTLAGSATGEFTINGQPPAPQPKRNPLRSEAGQRP; via the coding sequence CTGACTCGTAGTTTCCGCTCGGCACAAGGGGTGCGCGCGATGCTGCTCGGGGCACTGGCCTCGACGGTGTTCGTCGGAGCATACTCGGTGCTCACCCCCCACCCGGGGGAAGCTGAGCCAGGAGCGAGGCCGGTCAACCACCGGGCAGACCCGGCCGCGTCTTTTACGACGGCCGACGAGGGTTCCTGCCTCAATTGGACCGTTAATGAAGACGGCGTCGCGATGGACTTCCAGCAGACGTCATGTGCTGAACCTCACCGTTTCGAGGTCTCTGCCCGCGAAGATCTGGCCACCTACCCGTCTTCCGAATTCGGCGAAAACGCCCCCCGGCCGGACATCACCCGCCAGGCGCAGCTACGCGAAGAGCTCTGCCGCAATGTCACGCTGCACTACCTGGACGGCAAGCTCGACCCGTCCGGCCGGTTCTCGGTAGCGTCCATCCTCCCCCCGGCCGATAGCTGGCAGAAGGGCGACCGCACGCTGCTCTGCGGGCTCCAGGCTGCGGACAGCTCCGGGACGCTGCTGGAGACCAAAGGCAAGGTGGACCAAGTAGACCAAGCCAGGGTGGCGCAGCCTGGCGAGTGCCTGTTTGTAGACAGCTCAAACTCCCTGCACAAGGTCGAGTGTGGGGCGGACCATCACCTGGAGACCACCCAGATCGTGGACCTCAGCGCCCAGTTCAATGACCACGCCCCCACCGTGGAGCAGCAGGACGAATATCTCAAAGACACGTGCACGCAGGCCGCGATCGGGTACTTGGGCGAGGAAGAAAAGCTGTACCAATCGACGCTGCAGCCGTTCTGGTCCACCATTTCGCCCGACTCCTGGGAGGGCGGATCGCGCTCGGTCAACTGCTCGCTGGTCAGCGCCGGCGAGCACGGGTTTAACACGCTTGCCGGCTCCGCCACCGGAGAATTCACCATCAACGGACAACCGCCAGCCCCGCAGCCGAAGCGCAACCCGCTGCGCAGCGAAGCTGGGCAGCGTCCGTAG
- a CDS encoding metallopeptidase family protein yields the protein MYEVSEERFDAMVDDALDEIPEELARRMRNVVILVRERNENDPTLLGLYEGVSLTERTFDHTGYLPDAISIYKSALEDICDSEDQLAHEVRVTVLHEVGHFFGMSEHHLHELGWG from the coding sequence GTGTACGAAGTATCCGAGGAACGGTTCGACGCGATGGTAGACGACGCGCTCGACGAGATCCCCGAGGAACTCGCGCGGCGCATGCGCAACGTGGTCATCCTGGTGCGCGAACGCAACGAAAATGACCCGACACTCCTGGGCCTCTACGAAGGGGTCTCGCTGACCGAGCGGACTTTTGACCACACGGGCTATCTCCCGGACGCGATCTCCATCTACAAGTCAGCCCTAGAAGACATCTGCGATTCCGAGGACCAACTCGCCCACGAGGTGCGAGTCACCGTGCTCCACGAGGTGGGGCACTTCTTCGGCATGAGCGAGCACCACCTGCACGAGCTCGGCTGGGGCTAG
- a CDS encoding histidine phosphatase family protein → MHEIDAGEMEGVEGEERIDEYQDVLYSMMRGEPGAGFPGGDSRESVLARTRPVLEGLAGAHGDRDVALVSHGGACRFMATAAAGIDPDWAIAHRLPNCTFIVLEPRGKPFGSWQMTRWDTEERKLGE, encoded by the coding sequence GTGCATGAGATCGACGCCGGGGAGATGGAAGGCGTCGAGGGTGAGGAGCGGATCGATGAGTACCAGGATGTGCTCTATTCGATGATGCGCGGCGAGCCGGGCGCTGGGTTTCCGGGTGGGGATAGCCGCGAGAGCGTGCTGGCGCGGACTCGCCCGGTGCTTGAAGGCCTGGCTGGTGCGCACGGCGATCGCGATGTGGCATTGGTCTCGCACGGGGGCGCGTGCCGGTTTATGGCCACCGCGGCGGCCGGCATCGACCCGGATTGGGCGATCGCGCACCGGCTGCCTAACTGCACGTTTATCGTCCTGGAGCCGCGGGGTAAGCCCTTCGGCAGCTGGCAGATGACCCGGTGGGATACCGAGGAGCGAAAGCTAGGGGAGTAG
- a CDS encoding phosphoglycerate mutase family protein, protein MAGRIILVRHGQTGSNVRRVIDTRPPGAELSPLGRRQAEAAGRELAEVSGARLAGMWCSVALRAQQTAVLAQAAFGAAFSLADAASGDAAARRSARPGAAGSPEIRPCRWR, encoded by the coding sequence ATGGCTGGCAGGATAATCTTGGTCCGTCACGGGCAGACGGGAAGCAACGTGCGCCGGGTGATTGACACGCGCCCGCCCGGGGCCGAGTTGAGCCCGCTGGGGCGTCGCCAAGCTGAGGCGGCAGGCCGCGAGCTAGCTGAGGTGAGCGGGGCGCGGCTGGCTGGGATGTGGTGCTCGGTGGCATTGCGCGCGCAGCAGACGGCGGTGCTGGCTCAGGCGGCGTTTGGCGCGGCGTTTTCGCTTGCTGACGCCGCGTCGGGCGACGCAGCAGCACGCCGTAGCGCGCGGCCCGGGGCGGCCGGGTCGCCGGAGATTCGGCCCTGCCGCTGGCGCTGA
- a CDS encoding prephenate dehydratase domain-containing protein: MSTTVSYLGPAGTFTEAAVLRFARRGTFGQVFGGAGRAEDAARGPITGEREPDRIDTLALASPGAVVDAVRAGSARAGVLAIENSVDGAVTQAFDALAQGGVQIFDELDLPIDFTIMTRPGSPATGTSAPRAGEDAVTAPESPDAAVCGTADPEAALREVATLASHPVGYQQVKGWLAKHAAHVQFVPASSNAAAARMVAEGQVDAAAAPDRAADLFQLQRVATGIADVRDARTRFVVVARHGRPPQRTGRDHTSVVFRLPNTPGSLVAALGEFAQRGVNLTRIASRPTREVFGTYLFFADMSGHIADAPVAEALRALWLRAEDIEFLGSWPNRSESDAGPAADGPDLVRIAQATEWVHALQEEGGAGWLAG; encoded by the coding sequence ATGAGTACCACTGTCTCTTACCTGGGGCCGGCCGGGACTTTCACTGAGGCGGCCGTGCTGCGCTTCGCCCGCCGCGGCACGTTTGGGCAGGTCTTTGGCGGCGCTGGGCGAGCCGAAGACGCCGCCCGCGGGCCGATCACGGGTGAGCGCGAACCGGACCGAATCGATACGCTGGCGCTTGCCTCGCCGGGCGCGGTGGTGGACGCGGTGCGCGCCGGGTCGGCGCGGGCTGGTGTGCTGGCCATCGAGAACTCCGTCGACGGCGCGGTGACTCAGGCTTTTGACGCCTTGGCTCAAGGCGGGGTGCAGATTTTCGACGAACTGGACCTTCCCATCGACTTCACCATCATGACCCGGCCAGGCAGCCCCGCCACGGGTACGTCTGCGCCGCGGGCGGGCGAGGACGCCGTCACAGCGCCGGAATCCCCAGATGCCGCGGTCTGCGGCACAGCAGACCCGGAGGCGGCGCTGCGCGAGGTGGCGACTCTGGCCAGCCACCCGGTGGGCTACCAGCAGGTGAAGGGCTGGCTGGCGAAACACGCTGCGCACGTGCAGTTTGTGCCGGCTTCGTCGAATGCGGCGGCGGCGCGCATGGTCGCGGAAGGCCAGGTGGATGCCGCGGCCGCGCCGGACCGCGCCGCGGACTTGTTCCAGTTGCAGCGGGTGGCCACGGGCATTGCGGATGTGCGCGATGCCCGTACCCGGTTTGTGGTCGTCGCCCGGCACGGGCGGCCGCCGCAGCGTACCGGGCGCGATCACACCTCGGTGGTGTTTCGGTTGCCTAACACCCCGGGCTCGCTGGTCGCCGCGCTCGGGGAGTTCGCCCAGCGGGGCGTGAACCTGACCCGGATCGCCTCCCGGCCGACGCGGGAGGTCTTTGGGACCTATCTTTTCTTTGCGGATATGTCTGGGCACATCGCCGATGCGCCGGTGGCCGAGGCGCTGCGGGCCTTGTGGTTGAGGGCGGAAGACATCGAGTTCTTGGGCTCTTGGCCGAACCGGTCGGAGTCGGACGCAGGGCCAGCAGCCGACGGCCCGGACTTGGTGCGCATTGCGCAGGCAACGGAGTGGGTGCACGCCCTACAGGAAGAAGGAGGAGCCGGATGGCTGGCAGGATAA
- a CDS encoding amidase family protein: MVTNTAGNDRAPGGTGAAVADTASAAAAAAAAIETFAAQADEHPPQHFGFSYLDIASARRQAEALRLWSGSPTSRRESHPCPTELDLAGLVIPAKDLYPVAGMPTTYGARAPQECAPAQTTEPFLAGLMARGAVIPGKTATSEMGLTAYCEPIDQPAPGNPLLFGATPGGSSSGAGVAVARGLVAAAHGSDGGGSLRVPAASCAAVGFKPSHDPAAGLATQGFITTDLRLTAQLHRLPWPGEDPSACGQPGVVVGLMTTPLFVRGSQVHPRWAAGAERAAARLEEAGVKVRTVQPIREADEVFGIFKTLLLSGAARLTSPASTMSAYLQDQGRRLPSGAAYRAQTRRRQILRLLRQTWQVDVLLTPTLAFDPPPIGSFSGLPPAEDFFEQTRWTPWGSLFNLTATAAVSVPIDRPKLAASPRPPASVHLGSLTLGDAEILRLAAIAAGSPALPPAAPPLPSWSRGQE; the protein is encoded by the coding sequence ATGGTCACCAACACTGCCGGCAACGACCGAGCGCCCGGCGGTACGGGTGCTGCGGTTGCCGATACTGCCAGTGCTGCTGCAGCCGCCGCCGCTGCCATCGAGACGTTCGCTGCCCAAGCAGACGAGCACCCACCGCAACACTTTGGATTTAGCTATCTGGACATCGCCTCCGCGCGGCGCCAGGCCGAGGCGCTGCGGCTGTGGTCGGGCTCGCCGACTTCGCGGCGCGAGAGCCACCCCTGCCCTACGGAGCTCGACCTCGCGGGTCTGGTCATCCCCGCAAAAGACCTCTACCCGGTGGCCGGGATGCCCACCACGTACGGCGCCCGGGCACCGCAGGAGTGCGCGCCAGCACAGACTACCGAGCCATTTCTTGCCGGACTGATGGCCCGCGGCGCCGTCATCCCCGGCAAGACCGCGACCTCCGAGATGGGCCTTACCGCCTACTGCGAGCCGATCGATCAGCCCGCGCCCGGCAACCCGCTGCTTTTCGGCGCCACGCCCGGAGGCTCATCCAGCGGGGCGGGGGTCGCCGTAGCGCGCGGCCTCGTCGCGGCCGCCCACGGCTCCGACGGCGGCGGCTCGCTACGAGTCCCGGCCGCCAGCTGCGCCGCGGTGGGCTTCAAACCCAGCCACGACCCCGCCGCAGGATTGGCCACGCAGGGCTTTATCACCACCGACCTGCGGCTGACCGCGCAGCTGCACCGACTGCCCTGGCCCGGCGAGGATCCCAGTGCCTGCGGACAGCCCGGCGTAGTGGTGGGGCTTATGACCACACCGCTTTTTGTCCGCGGCAGCCAGGTGCACCCGCGGTGGGCTGCCGGCGCCGAGCGCGCTGCCGCCCGTCTTGAGGAAGCCGGGGTCAAGGTGCGCACTGTGCAGCCCATCCGGGAGGCCGACGAGGTCTTCGGCATCTTTAAGACGCTGCTGTTGAGCGGCGCGGCCCGGCTGACTTCGCCGGCGAGCACCATGAGCGCCTACCTTCAGGACCAAGGCCGCCGCCTTCCGAGTGGCGCGGCTTACCGCGCCCAGACACGCCGCCGACAGATCCTGCGGCTGCTGCGACAAACCTGGCAGGTCGACGTTCTACTTACCCCCACACTCGCCTTCGATCCGCCGCCGATCGGAAGCTTCTCCGGGCTGCCTCCCGCCGAGGATTTCTTCGAACAGACCCGGTGGACCCCGTGGGGGTCGCTGTTTAACCTCACGGCCACGGCAGCCGTCTCGGTGCCGATCGACCGGCCAAAACTCGCCGCCTCGCCACGGCCGCCCGCCTCGGTGCACCTTGGCTCGTTGACCCTCGGGGATGCCGAGATCCTCCGCCTAGCTGCGATCGCGGCCGGCTCCCCCGCGCTGCCTCCCGCCGCGCCGCCTCTCCCGAGTTGGTCGAGAGGACAAGAGTAG
- a CDS encoding LCP family protein yields the protein MRPGRGDAPYSGRPQVRQQGYANERPRYGSAQRDAALAAGAASRNQNPRGEDRPRQYIPSPAERERAARERAARGYREPTPGYRGGSGSRRPGPPRPGASPASIPARRRRRMRLPRFSMPGCGGCLGRMVALMLVAVVLTGLWADTRLNRVDARPPSTVGKTAGTNWLLVGSDSRQGLSDADIERLGTGGDIGVGRTDTVMLLHIPTVGKATLVSLPRDSYVAVPGFGMDKLNAAFTYGGPELLVQTVEQATGVGIDHYAEIGMGGLANTVDAVGGVEVCPPEPISDPLANLDIPAGCQEVEGATALGYVRTRATAQGDLDRVARQREFFSSLLHTMTSPATLLNPLRVVPMIAQVSKSFTVGESDHVWHLARVPLAMRGVQTETVPVGGFADYDVGSVVLWDDAGAEELFGSMR from the coding sequence ATCCGGCCCGGGCGCGGTGACGCGCCCTATTCTGGGCGCCCCCAGGTTCGCCAGCAGGGCTACGCCAACGAGCGCCCCCGCTACGGCAGCGCCCAGCGGGATGCCGCCCTGGCGGCGGGCGCGGCTAGCCGCAACCAAAACCCACGCGGCGAGGACCGGCCGCGCCAGTACATCCCCTCGCCCGCCGAACGCGAGCGCGCCGCCCGCGAGCGCGCTGCCCGCGGCTATCGCGAACCCACGCCGGGCTATCGTGGCGGCTCCGGTTCCCGGCGCCCGGGCCCGCCGCGGCCTGGTGCATCGCCGGCCAGCATCCCCGCCCGACGGCGTCGCCGGATGCGCCTTCCGCGGTTCTCCATGCCCGGATGTGGTGGGTGCCTCGGCCGCATGGTGGCTCTCATGCTGGTTGCGGTGGTACTCACCGGGCTGTGGGCCGATACCCGCCTCAACCGGGTGGACGCCCGGCCGCCCAGCACGGTGGGAAAGACCGCGGGCACCAACTGGCTTCTGGTGGGCTCGGACTCCCGCCAGGGGCTCAGCGACGCGGATATCGAACGCCTAGGAACCGGCGGGGATATTGGCGTCGGGCGGACGGACACAGTGATGCTCCTGCATATCCCCACCGTGGGTAAGGCCACGCTGGTCTCGCTGCCCCGCGACTCCTACGTTGCCGTCCCCGGCTTTGGCATGGACAAGCTCAACGCGGCCTTCACCTACGGCGGCCCGGAGCTTCTGGTACAGACCGTCGAGCAGGCCACCGGGGTTGGCATCGACCATTACGCGGAAATCGGCATGGGCGGGCTGGCTAATACCGTCGACGCGGTTGGCGGCGTCGAGGTCTGCCCTCCGGAACCGATCTCGGATCCGCTGGCCAACTTAGACATTCCCGCCGGCTGCCAGGAGGTTGAAGGGGCCACCGCCTTAGGCTATGTGCGCACCCGTGCCACAGCGCAGGGCGACTTAGACCGCGTGGCTCGCCAGCGCGAGTTCTTCTCCTCGCTGCTACACACGATGACCTCGCCGGCGACGCTGCTCAACCCGCTGCGTGTGGTGCCGATGATCGCCCAGGTGAGCAAGTCGTTCACCGTGGGCGAATCCGACCACGTCTGGCACCTCGCGCGCGTGCCGCTGGCCATGCGTGGGGTGCAGACCGAGACGGTGCCGGTCGGCGGCTTCGCCGATTACGACGTCGGCTCAGTGGTGCTCTGGGACGACGCCGGCGCCGAGGAGCTCTTCGGCTCCATGCGGTAG
- a CDS encoding DUF5926 family protein encodes MSKRSKKKNREELPEGMSRRQAKLARRAAEREALAKDPRPFKGLACEADLVALQMFVPSAVAQLGDASDQRNVELVTVLPGAVAAVVREATEHAPETAQVALQVQSRSDHPGRDLAFALHWAQTAPAGESLASTAADGSQPELNQLIPADAELTITEYSDFSWWVPEGATPDVMTAQAIRRAEETLVPSHQITADVPGSVWWVNPGGGKAHIRWVRTDDNEERVLQALARIAARGELKLGQETKFAGVFRTHGLVVPVWDLDPERPFDSYTQDLEQLNKELDAELGNDAQLDADERKQLQNIKSRQVTIG; translated from the coding sequence ATGTCGAAGAGGTCGAAAAAGAAGAACCGAGAAGAACTGCCCGAGGGGATGAGCCGCAGGCAGGCAAAGCTGGCCCGCCGCGCTGCTGAGCGCGAAGCCCTAGCCAAGGACCCGCGCCCGTTTAAGGGCCTGGCCTGTGAGGCGGACCTGGTGGCGCTGCAAATGTTTGTGCCCTCGGCGGTCGCCCAGCTGGGCGACGCAAGTGATCAGCGCAACGTCGAACTGGTCACGGTGCTTCCCGGGGCCGTGGCCGCTGTGGTTCGAGAGGCCACCGAACACGCCCCAGAGACCGCCCAGGTGGCGCTGCAGGTGCAGTCCCGCTCGGATCACCCCGGCCGCGATCTGGCCTTTGCCCTGCACTGGGCGCAGACCGCGCCGGCGGGAGAGAGCCTGGCCTCGACAGCGGCGGACGGCTCCCAGCCGGAACTCAACCAGCTGATCCCCGCCGACGCGGAGCTGACGATCACGGAATACTCGGACTTTTCCTGGTGGGTGCCCGAGGGAGCAACCCCGGACGTGATGACCGCCCAGGCCATCCGGCGCGCCGAGGAGACACTGGTGCCCTCCCACCAGATAACAGCCGACGTCCCGGGCAGCGTGTGGTGGGTCAACCCCGGCGGCGGCAAGGCCCACATCCGCTGGGTGCGCACCGACGATAACGAGGAGCGGGTACTGCAAGCCCTCGCGCGGATCGCCGCACGCGGTGAGCTGAAGCTTGGGCAAGAGACCAAGTTCGCCGGGGTTTTTCGCACCCACGGGCTCGTGGTCCCAGTGTGGGACCTAGACCCCGAGCGCCCCTTTGACAGCTACACGCAGGATCTCGAGCAGCTCAACAAGGAGCTCGACGCAGAGCTCGGCAACGACGCCCAGCTGGACGCGGACGAGCGCAAGCAGCTGCAGAACATTAAGTCCCGGCAGGTGACTATCGGCTAA
- a CDS encoding glycerophosphodiester phosphodiesterase family protein, translated as MKIIAHRGYAGKYPGLTRLAYQKALELPIHGVETDVRLTKDGHLVCFHDPIVNFDTDGSGRTSTFTLAELRELNMGDEDNPQTIMTLSELIDLVLEYPGKHLYIELKHPNRYGRMVEEAVYNVLRHKGLEEDERMHVISFSPTAMVRMAKLAPEVRRILLRRPILRYFCPFDPKFGQPFALGLSLVRAHIHPKLIGSRGLATYMWTVNEATEIAWAARHGAEMLTTDEPELAVWVLAGMNKSAAE; from the coding sequence GTGAAGATCATCGCCCACCGCGGCTACGCCGGCAAGTACCCTGGGCTTACCCGGCTGGCCTACCAGAAAGCTCTAGAACTACCTATACACGGCGTTGAGACGGATGTGCGGCTGACCAAAGACGGCCACCTGGTCTGCTTTCACGATCCCATCGTGAACTTCGATACCGACGGCTCGGGGCGTACCTCGACGTTCACGCTCGCCGAGCTGCGCGAGCTCAACATGGGCGATGAAGACAACCCGCAGACGATCATGACGCTAAGCGAGCTGATCGACCTGGTTCTGGAATACCCCGGCAAGCACCTCTACATCGAGCTCAAGCACCCCAACCGCTACGGGCGGATGGTCGAGGAGGCGGTCTACAACGTGCTGCGCCACAAGGGGCTCGAAGAAGACGAGCGCATGCACGTGATCTCTTTTTCTCCTACGGCGATGGTCCGCATGGCCAAGCTCGCCCCGGAGGTCCGTCGGATCCTGCTGCGCCGCCCGATTCTGCGGTACTTCTGCCCCTTTGACCCCAAGTTTGGCCAGCCCTTCGCCTTGGGGCTATCGCTCGTGCGCGCGCACATCCACCCGAAGCTGATCGGGTCCAGGGGCCTGGCCACCTACATGTGGACCGTCAACGAGGCCACCGAAATCGCCTGGGCCGCTCGTCACGGAGCCGAGATGCTCACCACCGACGAGCCGGAACTAGCCGTCTGGGTGCTTGCCGGGATGAATAAGAGCGCAGCCGAGTAG
- a CDS encoding pyruvate kinase: MCGALCEARQNVYVAEGSLLEHNWVKVRAHGIAPTEQRLRLREGDRLWLSESPEPAAWPTAPGEIPQLGCTLPEAVRAITVGDRVLFDGGVIAARVIARDDGTQDGAQAESASPVRVLLEVTRTKVGGANLAAFKGINLPDTELPVTSLTPEDRETLEFAARHADIANVSFIRNPSDVDNVLAALRGIAERALAAGDEAAARRAHGLGVVLKIETIPAYEALPEIMLAGMQHQNFGLMIARGDLAVELGFERMAEVPGLILAAAEAAHVPTIMATQVLESLAKDGLPTRAEITDAAFALRAEAVMLNKGPHIPTAIELLTRMSQKLGRSQRKNRMLMRKINSWVPASGEN; the protein is encoded by the coding sequence GTGTGCGGGGCGCTCTGCGAGGCCCGGCAGAACGTCTACGTGGCCGAGGGCAGCCTGCTGGAACACAACTGGGTGAAGGTGCGCGCCCACGGCATCGCCCCCACCGAGCAGCGCCTGCGCCTGCGCGAGGGCGACAGGTTGTGGCTCTCGGAGTCCCCAGAGCCCGCCGCCTGGCCGACCGCCCCGGGCGAGATCCCGCAGCTCGGCTGCACGCTGCCGGAGGCGGTGCGCGCCATCACCGTCGGCGATCGCGTGCTGTTTGACGGCGGCGTGATCGCCGCCCGGGTCATCGCCCGTGACGATGGCACGCAGGACGGCGCCCAGGCGGAAAGCGCAAGCCCGGTACGGGTCCTCCTTGAGGTCACCCGCACCAAAGTCGGCGGGGCGAACCTCGCCGCATTCAAGGGCATCAACCTGCCCGACACGGAGCTGCCCGTCACGAGCCTGACGCCCGAGGACCGCGAGACGCTCGAGTTCGCAGCCCGGCACGCGGATATCGCCAACGTCTCGTTCATCCGCAACCCCAGCGACGTCGATAATGTGCTCGCCGCCCTGCGTGGCATCGCTGAACGGGCGCTCGCGGCAGGTGACGAGGCTGCGGCGCGCCGGGCCCACGGGCTAGGGGTGGTGCTGAAAATCGAGACCATACCGGCCTACGAGGCGTTACCGGAGATCATGCTCGCCGGGATGCAGCACCAGAACTTCGGCCTGATGATCGCGCGCGGCGACCTGGCCGTGGAACTCGGCTTCGAACGGATGGCCGAGGTACCGGGGCTTATCCTCGCCGCCGCCGAGGCCGCGCACGTGCCCACGATCATGGCCACCCAGGTGCTCGAGAGCCTAGCCAAGGACGGGCTGCCAACCCGCGCAGAGATTACCGACGCCGCGTTCGCCCTACGCGCCGAGGCAGTCATGCTCAACAAGGGCCCGCACATCCCCACCGCGATCGAGCTGCTGACCCGCATGTCCCAGAAACTAGGGCGATCCCAGCGCAAGAATCGGATGCTGATGCGCAAGATCAACAGCTGGGTGCCGGCCAGCGGCGAAAACTGA
- a CDS encoding pyruvate kinase produces MGDSAQTKKLLRTLSARIDELIAMLGNVGEEHASELARVHPTHASGAENMLHYTALRTQDLRPLQAGLADFGATRLSTTEPAVLGRLKAARHALATFAGEPSPYEYSEIADAFARADEILDAHADDLLGPIEDAALVESFVSAGMDLARINVAHGEPKLWLAMIENVRRAAQAAGRDIRIAIDLAGPKLRTGPIAPGPQVGRARVTRTQAGEVTQPARVWLYPREGQRPGQDSAEP; encoded by the coding sequence GTGGGGGATAGCGCCCAGACGAAGAAGCTGCTGCGCACGCTCAGCGCGCGCATCGATGAGCTCATCGCGATGCTCGGAAACGTCGGTGAGGAACACGCCAGCGAGCTAGCGCGGGTGCATCCCACCCACGCCAGTGGTGCGGAAAATATGCTGCACTACACCGCGCTGCGCACCCAGGACCTGCGCCCCCTGCAAGCAGGGCTGGCGGACTTTGGCGCCACCCGCCTATCTACCACCGAGCCCGCGGTGCTAGGCCGACTCAAAGCAGCCCGGCACGCGCTGGCCACGTTCGCAGGTGAGCCGAGCCCCTACGAGTATTCCGAGATCGCCGATGCCTTCGCGCGCGCCGACGAGATTCTCGACGCGCACGCCGACGACCTGCTCGGGCCGATTGAAGACGCCGCACTGGTGGAAAGTTTCGTCTCCGCGGGCATGGACCTAGCGCGCATCAACGTCGCCCATGGCGAGCCTAAACTCTGGCTCGCCATGATCGAGAATGTCCGGCGGGCCGCGCAGGCCGCCGGACGAGATATCCGCATCGCCATCGACTTGGCCGGCCCGAAGCTGCGCACCGGCCCGATCGCCCCGGGCCCGCAGGTAGGCCGCGCGCGAGTCACCCGCACCCAGGCCGGCGAGGTCACCCAGCCGGCTCGCGTCTGGCTCTACCCGCGCGAGGGCCAACGCCCCGGCCAGGATTCCGCCGAGCCGTGA